A single candidate division SR1 bacterium Aalborg_AAW-1 DNA region contains:
- the dnaC gene encoding Replicative DNA helicase has translation MVSIEDLKLPPHNIDAEKGILSGILIDNNMIDIADNVNLVAKDFYSKEHQMIFEMILNLKNAHKTIDAVTVADELQKKDYLDVIGGIDYLYDLSGFLLSTSGVAEYAQIVKEKSILRRVLGVCQQMIGDVYDQTDTATIMDQLEKKIFDLTQTNVGNKLVHISDILNGRVEKYMEIVDNPELLDAGKVMSTFPVLDDMLAGFKPGELIILAARPAMGKTALSLNLICNAALDQGKAVAFFSLEMTKELIADRLLSTVSEIPMYKISKGQLDNEDFVKMGESMEVLGGSHIYIDDIGSATLSQLRSKLRRLKIEAGSLDLVVIDYLQLMSGQGSKFEGNRVQEISQISRGLKELSKELSVPIIALSQLSRGVESRIDKKPQLSDLRESGSIEQDADVVIMIYREEYYDPEDPDKKGLTDLLVRKNRNGPVGEVSLMFHAPTMKFIEIGKGSDSDY, from the coding sequence ATGGTTTCTATAGAAGATTTAAAATTACCGCCACATAATATCGATGCTGAGAAAGGAATCTTAAGTGGTATATTGATTGATAATAATATGATTGATATTGCTGATAACGTCAATCTTGTTGCTAAAGATTTCTATTCGAAGGAGCATCAGATGATTTTTGAAATGATTCTTAATTTGAAGAACGCACATAAAACGATTGATGCGGTTACTGTTGCTGATGAATTACAAAAAAAAGATTATCTGGATGTTATTGGAGGTATTGATTACTTGTATGATCTGTCAGGATTTCTTCTTTCTACTTCAGGTGTGGCTGAGTATGCACAGATTGTAAAGGAAAAATCTATTTTGAGAAGAGTACTGTGAGTATGTCAACAAATGATCTGAGATGTCTATGACCAAACAGATACGGCTACTATTATGGATCAATTAGAAAAAAAAATCTTTGATCTGACACAAACTAATGTTGGTAATAAGTTGGTTCATATTTCTGATATTCTTAATGGAAGGGTGGAAAAATATATGGAAATTGTTGATAACCCAGAACTTCTTGATGCAGGTAAAGTGATGTCAACGTTCCCAGTATTAGATGATATGCTTGCATGATTTAAACCATGAGAACTTATTATATTAGCTGCGCGTCCTGCTATGGGTAAAACAGCTCTTTCATTGAATCTGATTTGTAATGCAGCATTAGATCAAGGTAAAGCAGTAGCATTTTTCTCACTTGAAATGACTAAGGAGCTTATTGCAGATAGGTTGCTTTCAACAGTGTCAGAGATACCAATGTACAAAATATCAAAAGGTCAGCTTGATAATGAAGATTTTGTAAAAATGGGAGAGTCGATGGAGGTATTATGATGAAGCCATATCTATATTGATGATATTGGGTCAGCTACACTATCTCAGCTAAGATCAAAATTAAGAAGGCTTAAAATAGAAGCATGATCGTTGGATCTGGTTGTGATCGACTATCTTCAACTTATGTCAGGTCAGGGAAGTAAATTTGAATGAAATAGAGTACAAGAAATTTCTCAGATTTCTCGTTGATTAAAAGAATTATCTAAAGAGCTTTCTGTTCCTATTATTGCACTTTCTCAACTTTCTCGTGGTGTAGAATCTCGTATTGATAAAAAACCGCAACTTTCTGATTTAAGAGAATCTGGATCTATAGAACAAGATGCTGATGTGGTCATTATGATTTATAGAGAGGAGTACTACGATCCAGAAGACCCAGATAAAAAATGATTGACTGATCTCCTTGTAAGAAAAAATAGAAATGGGCCAGTTGGTGAAGTTTCTCTTATGTTCCATGCTCCAACTATGAAGTTTATAGAGATAGGAAAGGGTAGTGATAGTGATTATTAA
- the clpP gene encoding ATP-dependent Clp protease proteolytic subunit — protein MVLIPTVIEKSHKGERAYDIYSRLLEDRIIFVGGGVETHMVNTIIAQMLFLEKQDPDKDIIMYINSPGGEVYSGMAIFDTMQHVKCDVQTICTGLAASMGSMLLVGGTKGKRSILPHSRVMIHQPLSGVQGQITDMQIAVEEGMRLKKTLTEIMAERTGQDYKKVADDMERDRWLSPEDALEYGIVDHIIYPSKK, from the coding sequence ATGGTCCTTATCCCAACCGTTATCGAAAAATCTCACAAAGGAGAAAGAGCTTATGATATTTACTCAAGATTACTTGAAGATCGTATTATCTTTGTAGGATGAGGTGTAGAAACTCACATGGTCAATACTATCATAGCTCAGATGCTTTTCTTAGAAAAACAGGATCCTGATAAAGATATCATCATGTATATTAATAGCCCTGGATGAGAAGTCTATAGCGGTATGGCAATTTTTGATACTATGCAACATGTAAAATGCGACGTTCAGACTATTTGTACTGGTCTTGCAGCCTCTATGGGAAGTATGCTTCTTGTATGAGGAACAAAATGAAAAAGATCTATCCTGCCACATTCGAGAGTTATGATACATCAGCCACTCAGTGGAGTACAGTGACAAATTACTGATATGCAAATTGCTGTAGAGGAAGGAATGAGACTCAAGAAAACTCTCACTGAAATCATGGCAGAACGTACTGGTCAAGACTATAAAAAAGTAGCTGATGATATGGAAAGAGATAGATGGCTAAGTCCTGAAGATGCTCTTGAGTATGGTATTGTTGATCATATTATTTATCCAAGCAAGAAATAA